The following proteins are encoded in a genomic region of Alistipes shahii WAL 8301:
- the thiL gene encoding thiamine-phosphate kinase has translation MDQKKRTEIASLGQFGLIDLLTSGFTPKNASTLKGAGDDAAVIAPGRGEAVLCTTDSFYEGVDFDLTYFPLKHLGYKVVTAGVSDILAMNALPAQITVSLGVSSKLPVEALQDLYEGIAFACKEQEIDLVGGDTRASMTGLVITVTSLGYAKKEKVVYRSGAQQNDLVCITGNLGAAYMGLQLLEREKRVLADVENPEPQFKGYEYLLEKYLKPRPRTDIVRALAEEKIRPTSMIDLSDGLASDLMQICKSSACGARIYLERIPIARQTSALAEEMHSDPVVAALNGGEDYELLFTVPLSMQEQIMRLGLVDVIGHITPASTGCYLVTPDGQDIKLKAQGFPEE, from the coding sequence ATGGACCAGAAAAAGCGCACCGAGATCGCTTCGCTCGGACAATTCGGACTCATCGACCTGCTGACCAGCGGATTCACCCCGAAGAACGCCTCGACGCTCAAGGGCGCGGGGGACGACGCCGCGGTGATCGCCCCGGGACGCGGCGAAGCGGTGCTCTGCACGACCGACTCCTTCTACGAAGGCGTCGACTTCGACCTCACCTATTTTCCGCTCAAACACCTGGGTTACAAGGTCGTGACGGCCGGCGTGAGCGACATCCTGGCCATGAACGCCCTCCCGGCGCAGATCACCGTGTCGCTCGGCGTCTCGTCGAAACTGCCCGTCGAAGCCCTTCAGGACCTCTACGAAGGCATCGCCTTCGCCTGCAAAGAGCAGGAGATCGACCTCGTGGGCGGCGACACGCGCGCCTCGATGACGGGGCTGGTCATCACCGTCACCTCGCTTGGCTACGCCAAAAAGGAGAAGGTCGTCTACCGCAGCGGTGCGCAGCAGAACGACCTCGTCTGCATCACGGGCAACCTCGGGGCCGCCTACATGGGCCTGCAACTGCTCGAACGCGAAAAGCGGGTGCTCGCCGACGTGGAGAACCCCGAGCCGCAGTTCAAGGGCTACGAATACCTGCTTGAAAAATACCTCAAGCCGCGCCCCCGCACCGACATCGTCCGTGCGCTGGCCGAAGAAAAGATCCGCCCCACGTCGATGATCGACCTCTCGGACGGCCTGGCGAGCGACCTGATGCAGATCTGCAAATCGTCGGCCTGCGGCGCGCGCATCTACCTCGAACGCATCCCGATCGCCCGGCAGACCTCGGCGCTGGCCGAGGAGATGCACTCGGACCCGGTCGTTGCGGCTCTGAACGGCGGCGAGGACTACGAACTGCTCTTCACCGTGCCGCTTTCGATGCAGGAACAGATCATGCGGCTGGGCCTTGTGGACGTCATCGGCCACATCACCCCCGCCTCCACGGGCTGTTACCTCGTGACGCCCGACGGGCAGGACATAAAGCTGAAGGCACAAGGGTTCCCGGAAGAATAA
- the rpsR gene encoding 30S ribosomal protein S18: MAQDNKAQSEIRYLNPVSVDVKKKKYCRFKKLGIKYVDYKDGEFLKKFLNEQGKILPRRLTGTSQKFQKKVAQAVKRARHLAILPFVTDCMK, translated from the coding sequence ATGGCACAGGACAACAAAGCACAGTCGGAAATCCGTTACCTGAATCCCGTATCGGTAGACGTCAAGAAGAAAAAGTACTGCCGTTTCAAGAAGCTCGGCATCAAGTACGTAGATTATAAGGACGGCGAGTTCCTCAAGAAGTTCCTCAACGAGCAGGGCAAGATTCTTCCGCGCCGCCTGACGGGTACTTCGCAGAAGTTCCAGAAGAAGGTCGCCCAGGCCGTGAAGCGTGCGCGCCACCTGGCCATCCTGCCCTTCGTAACCGATTGCATGAAATAA
- a CDS encoding ABC transporter ATP-binding protein, whose protein sequence is MSIALNHITLSYGSRTLLEDVTAAFAQGSLTALIGRNGTGKSTLLRAIAGLGTTVSGDVALCGRPLASLTPHELSTTVGFVTTDKVRIANLACEDVVALGRAPYTNWIGRMQEADRAVVERSLRLVGMSAFARKTMDRMSDGECQRVMIARALAQDTPVILLDEPTAFLDLPNRYELATLLRRLTRDEGKCILFSTHDLDVALSLCDSVALIDTPSLHHLPAGEMVGSGLIERLFSGENARFDPETRTVRLR, encoded by the coding sequence ATGAGTATCGCCCTCAACCATATCACGCTCTCCTACGGCAGCCGCACGCTGCTCGAAGATGTCACCGCCGCCTTCGCCCAAGGGTCGCTGACCGCGCTGATCGGCCGCAACGGCACGGGCAAAAGCACCCTGCTGCGGGCCATTGCAGGTCTCGGAACGACCGTCTCCGGCGATGTGGCGCTCTGCGGCCGCCCGCTGGCGTCGCTCACGCCCCACGAGCTGTCCACGACCGTGGGGTTCGTCACCACCGACAAGGTCCGTATCGCCAACCTCGCCTGCGAGGACGTCGTGGCGCTGGGACGCGCCCCCTACACCAACTGGATCGGGCGCATGCAGGAGGCCGACCGCGCCGTCGTCGAACGTTCGCTCCGCCTGGTAGGGATGTCGGCCTTCGCCCGCAAGACCATGGACCGTATGTCCGACGGCGAGTGCCAGCGGGTGATGATCGCCCGCGCGCTGGCCCAGGACACCCCGGTCATCCTGCTCGACGAACCCACGGCGTTCCTCGACCTCCCGAACCGCTACGAGCTGGCGACGCTGCTCCGGCGGCTGACCCGCGACGAGGGCAAGTGCATCCTCTTCTCGACGCACGACCTCGACGTGGCGCTTTCGCTCTGCGACTCGGTGGCGCTGATCGACACCCCTTCGCTCCACCACCTCCCTGCGGGGGAGATGGTCGGCAGCGGACTGATCGAGCGTCTCTTCTCGGGCGAAAACGCCCGCTTCGACCCCGAGACGCGGACCGTACGGCTGCGCTGA
- the rpsA gene encoding 30S ribosomal protein S1 encodes MEEVKNVVANENFDWNAFENDLGVYDQDKARITEAYDKTLSNVNVGEVVEGTVTGVNKREVIVNVGYKSEGIIPVSEFRYNPDLKVGDKIEVYVESAEDKNGQLALSHKKARQLKSWDRVNEALEKDEIIKGYIKCRTKGGMIVDVFGIEAFLPGSQIDVKPIRDYDVYVDKTMEFKVVKINQEFRNVVVSHKALIEAELEAQKQVIMSKLEKGQILEGTVKNITSYGVFVDLGGVDGLIHITDLSWGRVNHPEEIVALDQKINVVILDFDEAKKRIALGLKQLTPHPWEALDQTLKVGDKVKGRVVVMADYGAFVEIAPGVEGLIHVSEMSWSQHLRSAQEFMKVGDEVEAVILTLDREERKMSLGIKQLTPDPWENIEVKYPVGTKTTAKVRNFTNFGVFVEIEEGIDGLIHISDLSWTKKVKHPGEFTSVGADIEVVVLEIDKENRRLSLGHKQLEENPWNEFENQYSVDSIHEGTITEMTDKGAVVALGENIEGFCPARQLVKEDGTTPKTGDKLNFKILEFSKATKRITLSHLRTYEEAKRAEIAAEKAEKRAAADATKSTVKKINASVEKTTLGDIAGLAALKSAMEAAEAKSAKKAAAKKEDEE; translated from the coding sequence ATGGAAGAAGTAAAGAATGTAGTTGCAAACGAAAATTTCGACTGGAACGCCTTTGAAAACGACCTGGGTGTGTACGACCAGGACAAAGCCCGGATCACCGAGGCTTACGACAAGACGCTTTCGAACGTCAACGTCGGCGAAGTGGTCGAGGGAACCGTAACGGGCGTCAACAAGCGCGAGGTTATCGTCAATGTCGGCTATAAGAGCGAGGGTATCATCCCCGTATCGGAGTTCCGCTACAACCCCGACCTGAAGGTAGGCGACAAGATCGAAGTCTACGTGGAGTCGGCCGAGGACAAGAACGGCCAGCTGGCCCTTTCGCACAAGAAAGCCCGGCAGCTCAAGTCGTGGGACCGTGTCAACGAAGCGCTGGAGAAGGACGAAATCATCAAGGGTTACATCAAGTGCCGCACGAAGGGCGGTATGATCGTCGACGTGTTCGGCATCGAGGCGTTCCTGCCCGGATCGCAGATCGACGTGAAACCCATTCGCGACTACGACGTATACGTGGACAAGACCATGGAGTTCAAGGTAGTGAAGATCAATCAGGAGTTCCGCAACGTGGTCGTGTCGCACAAGGCGCTCATCGAGGCCGAACTCGAAGCCCAGAAGCAGGTCATCATGTCCAAGCTGGAGAAGGGCCAGATCCTCGAGGGAACCGTCAAGAACATCACCTCCTACGGCGTATTCGTCGACCTGGGCGGCGTGGACGGCCTGATCCACATCACCGACCTCTCGTGGGGCCGCGTAAACCACCCCGAGGAGATCGTGGCGCTCGATCAGAAGATCAACGTCGTGATCCTCGACTTCGACGAGGCCAAGAAGCGCATCGCCCTGGGTCTGAAGCAGCTCACCCCGCATCCGTGGGAGGCGCTCGATCAGACGCTCAAGGTCGGCGACAAGGTGAAGGGCCGCGTGGTCGTTATGGCCGACTACGGCGCGTTCGTCGAGATCGCTCCCGGTGTGGAGGGTCTGATCCATGTTTCGGAAATGTCGTGGAGCCAGCACCTGCGTTCGGCACAGGAGTTTATGAAGGTCGGCGACGAAGTCGAGGCCGTTATCCTGACCCTCGACCGCGAGGAGCGCAAGATGTCGCTCGGCATCAAGCAGCTCACGCCCGATCCCTGGGAGAATATCGAAGTCAAGTATCCCGTCGGCACGAAGACCACGGCCAAGGTGCGTAACTTCACGAACTTCGGCGTATTCGTCGAGATCGAGGAGGGCATCGACGGTCTGATCCACATTTCGGACCTGAGCTGGACCAAGAAGGTGAAGCATCCCGGCGAATTCACGTCGGTAGGCGCCGACATCGAGGTCGTGGTGCTGGAGATCGACAAGGAAAACCGCCGTCTGTCGCTGGGACACAAGCAGCTGGAGGAGAATCCCTGGAATGAGTTCGAGAACCAGTACTCGGTGGATAGCATCCACGAGGGTACGATCACCGAGATGACCGACAAGGGCGCAGTGGTTGCCCTGGGCGAGAACATCGAGGGCTTCTGCCCCGCGCGTCAGCTCGTCAAAGAGGACGGCACGACCCCGAAGACGGGCGACAAGCTCAACTTCAAGATCCTGGAGTTCTCGAAGGCCACCAAGCGCATCACCCTTTCGCACCTGCGTACGTACGAGGAGGCGAAGCGTGCCGAAATCGCTGCCGAGAAGGCCGAGAAGCGCGCTGCTGCCGACGCTACGAAGTCGACCGTGAAGAAGATCAACGCTTCGGTCGAGAAGACGACGCTCGGCGACATCGCCGGACTGGCCGCTCTGAAGAGCGCCATGGAGGCTGCCGAGGCCAAGTCGGCCAAGAAGGCTGCCGCCAAGAAAGAGGACGAAGAGTAA
- a CDS encoding bifunctional metallophosphatase/5'-nucleotidase codes for MKGMFRTGLILLAAAAAACAPRERTLVLLSTNDMHAKIQNFPRLVAAVENCRDTAQLVVLVDAGDRWTGNAYVDMAATPGMPMIALMNRLGYDVATLGNHEFDHGQAFLGRMIDSMAFEVVCANVTSDTCTFPQLPPYVVLDKDGIRIGFVGVVTNYEGPGHPAGNASSFEGLEFPDPQAMAMKYAAELRPKVDLLVLVSHMGDDRDVELLGKETRFDVVIGGHTHVKVDSLVNGTLLTQTGKYLKNVGVTAVRFRGRKIEGIESRLVPLDGYAPDASYQAEVDRYYADPELNKPVGAFAGPADKWGLANWMAASVADEADADVGFYHIGGVRLDSIPAGGVGAAKVYDLEPFGTEIATMRMTPADMRRMILSKYNDEENRKEAHRIDLISTTPYVIVTDAADNALDVRFPKLREGKVYEVAVSDYVYRNYKDLNYTDGKLTGTAVAGVLLEELQDDGPLTPDNRPRQKIIRNS; via the coding sequence ATGAAAGGAATGTTCCGGACGGGCCTGATTCTCCTTGCGGCTGCGGCTGCGGCCTGCGCACCCCGTGAACGGACGCTCGTGCTGCTCTCGACGAACGACATGCACGCCAAGATTCAGAATTTTCCGCGATTGGTTGCGGCCGTGGAGAACTGTCGTGACACCGCGCAGCTGGTGGTGCTGGTCGATGCCGGAGACCGCTGGACCGGAAACGCCTATGTGGACATGGCCGCGACGCCCGGCATGCCGATGATCGCGCTGATGAACCGGCTCGGCTACGACGTGGCGACGCTGGGCAACCATGAGTTCGACCACGGGCAGGCGTTTCTGGGCCGCATGATCGACAGCATGGCGTTCGAGGTGGTGTGCGCCAACGTGACGAGCGACACCTGCACCTTTCCGCAGCTGCCGCCCTATGTCGTTCTGGACAAGGACGGCATCCGCATCGGTTTCGTCGGCGTGGTGACCAACTACGAAGGCCCGGGGCATCCTGCGGGCAATGCGTCGAGCTTCGAGGGACTGGAGTTTCCCGATCCGCAGGCGATGGCGATGAAGTATGCTGCCGAATTGCGTCCGAAGGTCGATCTGCTGGTGCTCGTGTCGCACATGGGCGACGACCGCGACGTGGAGCTGCTCGGAAAGGAGACCCGGTTCGACGTGGTGATCGGCGGACATACCCATGTGAAGGTCGATTCGCTGGTGAACGGCACGCTCCTGACACAGACCGGGAAATATCTTAAGAACGTGGGCGTTACGGCGGTCCGGTTCCGCGGCAGGAAGATCGAAGGCATCGAATCGCGCCTCGTGCCGCTGGACGGTTATGCGCCCGATGCGTCGTATCAGGCCGAGGTGGACCGCTACTATGCCGATCCCGAGCTGAACAAGCCCGTCGGAGCGTTCGCCGGACCGGCCGACAAGTGGGGCCTCGCCAACTGGATGGCCGCGTCGGTGGCCGACGAAGCCGATGCCGACGTCGGGTTTTACCACATCGGCGGCGTGCGCCTCGACTCGATTCCGGCGGGCGGGGTCGGTGCGGCGAAGGTGTACGACCTGGAGCCGTTCGGAACCGAGATCGCCACGATGCGGATGACTCCGGCCGACATGCGCCGGATGATCCTCTCGAAGTACAACGACGAGGAGAACCGCAAGGAGGCGCACCGGATCGACCTGATCTCGACGACGCCCTACGTCATCGTGACCGACGCCGCGGACAACGCCCTCGACGTGCGTTTCCCGAAGTTGCGCGAAGGCAAGGTGTACGAAGTTGCGGTCAGCGACTATGTTTACAGGAATTACAAGGACCTGAACTACACCGACGGGAAACTTACGGGAACGGCGGTCGCGGGCGTGCTGCTCGAAGAGTTGCAGGATGACGGTCCGCTGACTCCGGACAACAGGCCGCGGCAGAAAATAATTCGGAATTCATAA
- a CDS encoding DKNYY domain-containing protein, with the protein MKKLILGLLSALALLPGGMLRSGDVRAAETFAVQSPRRDHCANPHANCHGERYEDRRGRYTKDSWSVYYRGRKVEGASVSSFADLGGGYGKDNWTVYYRGWKVEGASASSFADLGGGYGKDNWTVFYEGRKLEGASAMSFEYKGRGYGKDNWNTYFRGEQLRPGQSPDGMLGGGYAKDSWSVYYRGRKVEGVSASSFEYLGGGYGKDPWKVVYQGREVPGASSSSFEELGWGYARDAWKVYYCGEVIPGASPATFRIPDRR; encoded by the coding sequence ATGAAAAAGTTGATTTTAGGCCTGTTGTCCGCGCTGGCGCTCCTTCCGGGCGGCATGCTGCGGAGCGGGGATGTCCGCGCCGCCGAAACCTTCGCCGTGCAGTCTCCTCGCAGGGATCACTGCGCGAACCCTCACGCGAATTGTCATGGGGAGCGTTACGAAGATCGGCGCGGGAGATATACCAAAGACAGCTGGTCGGTATATTACCGCGGCCGGAAGGTCGAGGGGGCTTCGGTATCCTCGTTCGCCGATCTGGGCGGCGGGTACGGCAAGGACAATTGGACGGTGTATTACCGCGGCTGGAAGGTCGAGGGGGCTTCGGCATCCTCGTTCGCCGATCTGGGAGGCGGGTACGGCAAGGATAATTGGACGGTGTTTTACGAAGGCCGGAAGCTGGAAGGTGCCTCGGCCATGTCGTTCGAGTATAAGGGACGGGGTTACGGCAAGGACAACTGGAATACCTATTTCCGCGGGGAGCAGCTCCGGCCCGGGCAGTCGCCGGACGGGATGCTCGGCGGCGGTTATGCGAAAGACAGCTGGTCGGTATATTATCGGGGGCGAAAGGTGGAAGGCGTTTCGGCTTCGTCGTTCGAATATCTGGGCGGCGGTTACGGCAAGGATCCCTGGAAGGTGGTCTATCAGGGACGCGAAGTGCCGGGCGCATCGTCGTCGTCGTTTGAAGAGCTTGGGTGGGGTTACGCCAGGGACGCGTGGAAGGTTTACTACTGCGGCGAGGTGATTCCGGGTGCTTCCCCGGCGACGTTCCGTATTCCGGACCGGCGGTAA
- the rpsF gene encoding 30S ribosomal protein S6 — protein sequence MNNYETVFIVTPVLSDAQVQEVADKFQGVITENGGQIVNKESWGLRKLAYPIQKKTTGFYFLVEFTGEGSLVNTLETQYRRDERVIRFLTFKQDKYAVEYSEKRRAKLSNKQEE from the coding sequence ATGAACAATTACGAAACCGTTTTCATTGTCACGCCGGTTCTGTCCGATGCACAGGTGCAGGAAGTCGCTGACAAATTCCAGGGTGTCATCACCGAAAACGGCGGTCAGATCGTGAACAAGGAGTCGTGGGGCCTTCGCAAGCTCGCCTACCCTATTCAGAAGAAGACCACCGGTTTCTACTTCCTGGTAGAGTTCACGGGCGAAGGCTCGCTCGTCAACACGCTCGAAACGCAGTACCGCCGCGACGAGCGCGTGATCCGTTTCTTAACTTTCAAGCAGGACAAATACGCCGTGGAATATTCGGAGAAGCGTCGTGCAAAACTTTCTAACAAGCAGGAGGAGTAA
- a CDS encoding adenylate kinase, which yields MVNIVLFGAPGCGKGTQAQRLKEHYGIDHVSTGEVIRDEIRRGTELGQSMEAYIKAGQLAPDEIVIGMIDHYVTGHMNAAGCIFDGFPRTTVQAEEFDKILAGHGLKVDVMIDIHVPEEELVRRILLRGKDSGRADDASEEVIRGRLDVYREQTAVVADYYAAQGKYASVNGTGTMEEVFSRIAAVIEGLK from the coding sequence ATGGTAAATATCGTCTTATTCGGCGCTCCGGGTTGCGGCAAAGGCACGCAGGCACAGCGCCTGAAGGAACACTACGGAATCGATCACGTTTCCACGGGCGAGGTGATCCGTGACGAGATTCGCCGGGGTACGGAACTGGGACAGAGCATGGAAGCCTACATCAAGGCCGGGCAGCTGGCTCCCGATGAGATCGTAATCGGCATGATCGACCACTATGTCACCGGGCACATGAACGCCGCCGGCTGTATTTTCGACGGCTTTCCCCGCACCACGGTTCAGGCCGAGGAGTTCGACAAAATCCTTGCCGGACACGGCCTGAAGGTCGATGTGATGATCGACATCCACGTCCCCGAGGAGGAGCTGGTGCGCCGCATCCTGCTGCGCGGCAAGGATTCGGGACGCGCCGACGACGCTTCGGAAGAGGTGATTCGCGGGCGTCTGGACGTTTACCGCGAGCAGACGGCCGTCGTGGCGGACTACTACGCCGCACAGGGTAAATACGCCTCGGTCAACGGTACGGGGACGATGGAGGAGGTTTTCTCCCGCATCGCCGCGGTGATCGAAGGCCTGAAATAG
- the rpsT gene encoding 30S ribosomal protein S20, producing the protein MANHKSSKKRIRQTLTKRAHNRLFHKTARNAVKALRTTTEKSAAEALLPKVTAMLDKLAKHNIVHKNKAANLKSSIQLHVNAL; encoded by the coding sequence ATGGCAAACCATAAGTCATCGAAGAAGAGAATTCGCCAGACCCTGACGAAGCGTGCTCACAACCGTCTGTTCCACAAGACGGCCCGCAACGCCGTGAAGGCCCTGCGCACGACCACCGAGAAGAGCGCCGCCGAGGCCCTGCTTCCGAAGGTAACCGCTATGCTCGACAAACTGGCAAAGCACAACATCGTGCACAAGAACAAGGCTGCGAACCTGAAGAGTTCGATCCAGCTTCACGTGAACGCACTCTAA
- a CDS encoding DMT family transporter, with product MNRLKPHLALLVCNVLWAMDYPFYNIVLPHYVHPMAMVSASLVATALFSLVPLLWQKAEKVERADIRKLIGAALLIGVLRKVFIMYGLSMTSPIDGSIIDTIVPLLVLALSVLLGMDRFTRLKITGLVLGMAGAVAVVLAGASSSHAHSHLWGNVMIFLCACVTSVYMVWFKRLIAKYRITTVLRWLYCAAAVMALPFGIGPIVHTDFAAIARHALFPTLFVLTVPTYVPNLMLNYALKTVQPTVSSIYTYLQPVLAIAISVGMGLDKLHADTVIFALVIFVGVGLVLRSYTVKPRQADPPAAGPH from the coding sequence ATGAACAGACTGAAACCCCATCTGGCCCTGTTGGTGTGCAACGTCCTCTGGGCGATGGATTACCCTTTTTACAACATAGTCCTGCCGCATTACGTGCATCCGATGGCGATGGTCTCGGCGTCGCTCGTCGCCACGGCGCTCTTTTCGCTCGTGCCGCTGCTGTGGCAGAAGGCCGAGAAGGTCGAGCGGGCGGATATTCGCAAACTGATCGGCGCCGCGCTGCTGATCGGCGTATTGCGCAAGGTCTTCATCATGTACGGTTTGTCGATGACCTCGCCGATCGACGGTTCGATCATCGACACCATCGTGCCGTTGCTGGTGCTGGCGCTCTCCGTGCTGCTGGGAATGGACCGTTTCACCCGGCTCAAGATCACGGGACTCGTGCTCGGCATGGCGGGAGCTGTGGCGGTGGTGCTGGCCGGGGCCTCGTCGTCGCACGCGCATTCGCATCTCTGGGGAAACGTGATGATCTTTCTATGCGCCTGCGTCACGTCGGTGTATATGGTGTGGTTCAAGCGGCTGATCGCCAAGTACCGCATTACGACCGTGCTGCGCTGGCTCTACTGCGCGGCGGCGGTCATGGCCCTGCCGTTCGGTATCGGTCCGATCGTTCACACCGATTTCGCGGCCATTGCCCGTCACGCCCTGTTTCCGACGCTTTTCGTGCTGACGGTTCCGACCTATGTCCCCAACCTGATGCTCAACTATGCCCTCAAAACGGTACAGCCCACCGTGTCGAGCATCTACACCTATTTGCAGCCCGTGCTGGCGATCGCCATTTCGGTAGGGATGGGGCTGGACAAGCTGCATGCCGATACGGTGATTTTCGCACTGGTGATTTTCGTGGGGGTGGGGCTGGTGCTCCGGTCCTACACGGTGAAGCCGCGGCAGGCCGATCCGCCTGCTGCGGGGCCGCATTGA
- the rplI gene encoding 50S ribosomal protein L9, whose protein sequence is MEVILIKDIENLGYANDIVNVKPGYANNYLIPQGYAKSATTAAKKVLAENLKQRAHKDAKILADAQALAETIANLPLSLSVKAEEGKLFGTVTATDLAEALAAKGITVDRKQISVEAVKTVGEFEATVRLHKEVKATIKFSVSAAE, encoded by the coding sequence ATGGAAGTAATTCTGATCAAAGATATCGAAAACCTGGGCTACGCCAACGACATCGTGAACGTGAAGCCCGGCTACGCCAACAACTACCTGATCCCCCAGGGCTACGCCAAGTCGGCTACCACCGCCGCCAAGAAGGTCCTCGCCGAGAACCTCAAGCAGCGCGCCCACAAGGACGCCAAGATCCTGGCCGACGCACAGGCTCTGGCCGAGACCATCGCCAACCTGCCGCTGTCGCTGTCGGTGAAGGCCGAGGAGGGCAAACTCTTCGGTACGGTCACGGCAACGGACCTCGCCGAGGCGCTCGCCGCCAAGGGCATCACCGTAGACCGCAAGCAGATCAGCGTCGAGGCCGTCAAGACCGTCGGCGAGTTCGAGGCTACGGTCCGCCTGCACAAGGAGGTCAAGGCTACGATCAAGTTCTCGGTTTCCGCTGCCGAGTAA